One window of the Amycolatopsis mediterranei genome contains the following:
- a CDS encoding M protein, which translates to MAPGGGEDVAHTQPGFDLAWRGFHRAQVEEYVAWAEAELRRLAAESDSARRRGDALAEENRELRLKIDRICRTPIAPDALQERSRRMIELTREEAAEITAGATEAAERIRREAEAEAVRLTEKERSLVAEAEAERERQRAEHEELLRAAEQRRRELDEAAAHRRAQLEEDHSRAMTARRADAMRELAEQKAAARAKADQLVADATQRSEALVTTGERTLAAAEAKAEKLVTEATRHSETLVTTAEAKAAKLVTEATQRAETLVTTAEAKSEKLVTEATERAESMVGAAEREVAALGEVRDQLKAALSGCRGLLADAAVALDDRPASFDPEATLPMAKRVPIQRRPPAVDLTDAVG; encoded by the coding sequence ATGGCCCCCGGCGGCGGCGAGGACGTGGCGCACACACAGCCCGGATTCGATCTGGCGTGGCGTGGTTTTCACCGCGCGCAGGTCGAGGAGTACGTCGCGTGGGCCGAGGCCGAGCTACGCAGACTCGCCGCCGAGAGCGACTCCGCGCGCCGGCGTGGCGACGCGCTCGCCGAGGAGAACCGTGAGCTCCGCCTGAAGATCGACCGGATCTGCCGGACCCCGATCGCGCCGGACGCGCTGCAGGAGCGTTCGCGCCGGATGATCGAGCTGACCCGCGAAGAAGCAGCCGAAATCACCGCGGGCGCGACGGAAGCCGCGGAGCGGATCCGCCGGGAGGCCGAGGCGGAAGCCGTCCGGCTCACCGAGAAGGAGCGCAGCCTGGTCGCCGAGGCCGAGGCCGAGCGCGAGCGGCAGCGCGCCGAGCACGAGGAGCTCCTGCGGGCGGCCGAGCAGCGCCGCCGGGAGCTCGACGAGGCCGCGGCCCACCGCCGGGCCCAGCTGGAGGAGGACCACAGCCGGGCCATGACGGCCCGCCGCGCCGACGCGATGCGCGAACTGGCCGAGCAGAAAGCGGCGGCCCGCGCGAAGGCCGACCAGCTGGTCGCCGACGCGACCCAGCGCAGCGAAGCGCTGGTCACGACGGGCGAACGCACACTCGCGGCGGCCGAGGCCAAGGCCGAAAAGCTGGTCACCGAAGCCACGCGACACAGCGAAACGCTGGTCACCACCGCCGAAGCCAAGGCCGCGAAGCTGGTCACCGAAGCCACACAACGCGCCGAAACACTCGTCACCACCGCCGAAGCCAAGTCCGAAAAGCTGGTCACCGAAGCCACCGAACGCGCCGAGAGCATGGTCGGCGCCGCCGAGCGGGAGGTCGCGGCCCTGGGCGAGGTCCGTGACCAGCTCAAAGCCGCGCTGTCCGGCTGCCGCGGCCTGCTGGCCGATGCGGCCGTGGCCCTCGACGACCGTCCGGCGTCGTTCGATCCCGAAGCCACCCTGCCGATGGCGAAGAGAGTCCCGATCCAGCGCCGCCCACCCGCGGTGGACCTCACCGACGCGGTCGGCTGA
- a CDS encoding CPBP family intramembrane glutamic endopeptidase, with product MTSEDLTERPSEAASFPPRRVSALVAAVVTLAASTTLANRVLPGWAYPVCGLVAAVVLVVLGRAAGCSWRDLGLHAVRRPALAGLAGAALMAVVFGIALAVPSLRTVYQDGRVGDPDLAQLLWLTCGRILFGTVLIEEIAFRGVLPGLFGATDERWRWPPILCSAALFGLWHALPALAIGRNAAVHAVFGSTPVLVLQVLAMAAAGLAGIFLHWWRHVGRGVPASVIVHFVTNAGGLTLAVLLR from the coding sequence ATGACCTCGGAAGACCTGACCGAGCGCCCGAGCGAAGCCGCGTCCTTCCCGCCCCGGCGGGTGTCCGCGCTGGTCGCGGCGGTCGTGACGCTCGCCGCGTCGACCACGCTCGCCAACCGGGTGCTGCCCGGCTGGGCGTACCCGGTCTGCGGCCTGGTCGCGGCCGTGGTCTTGGTGGTGCTCGGCCGGGCGGCCGGATGCTCGTGGCGCGACCTGGGCCTGCACGCCGTCCGCCGCCCGGCGCTGGCCGGGCTGGCCGGCGCCGCGCTGATGGCGGTCGTGTTCGGGATCGCGCTGGCCGTGCCGTCGCTGCGGACGGTCTACCAGGACGGCCGGGTCGGCGACCCGGACTTGGCGCAGCTGCTGTGGCTGACCTGCGGCCGGATCCTGTTCGGGACGGTGCTCATCGAGGAGATCGCGTTCCGCGGCGTGCTGCCGGGCCTGTTCGGCGCGACCGACGAGCGCTGGCGCTGGCCGCCGATCCTGTGCTCGGCGGCCCTGTTCGGGCTCTGGCACGCGTTGCCGGCGCTGGCCATCGGCCGCAACGCCGCCGTGCACGCGGTGTTCGGCTCGACGCCGGTGCTGGTGCTGCAGGTGCTGGCCATGGCCGCGGCGGGCCTCGCCGGGATCTTCCTGCACTGGTGGCGCCACGTCGGCCGGGGCGTGCCGGCATCGGTGATCGTGCACTTCGTGACGAACGCCGGCGGCCTCACCCTGGCCGTGCTGCTCCGCTAG
- a CDS encoding maleylpyruvate isomerase family mycothiol-dependent enzyme has product MTTTQPAPAPDFVGYPEVRRGVRALIGTRPGTHRRAVPACPMWTVTDLVDHLLEKAEVVLARLGGPTPAPAGPLEVPALLDRWDEAGDELDRRLAAAGGRSGDVLVMDAYTHELDLRAALGVPPPVEHLAWAPSFEVLVRGFSGSVAGRGLPALRIRTTGGSVWTAGKGRPAASVTAPAHDLYRALAGRRSLGQLAALDWSEAPGPWLPAFTWGPFAPPPHPGV; this is encoded by the coding sequence GTGACAACGACCCAGCCGGCACCGGCGCCGGACTTCGTGGGTTACCCGGAGGTGCGGCGCGGGGTGCGCGCCCTGATCGGGACCCGGCCCGGCACCCACCGCCGCGCGGTCCCGGCCTGTCCGATGTGGACAGTCACCGATCTGGTCGACCACCTCCTCGAGAAGGCCGAGGTCGTGCTCGCGCGCCTCGGCGGCCCCACACCCGCCCCGGCCGGGCCGCTCGAGGTCCCCGCCCTGCTGGACCGCTGGGACGAAGCGGGCGACGAGCTCGACCGGCGGCTCGCGGCCGCGGGCGGGCGCAGCGGCGACGTCCTGGTGATGGACGCCTACACCCACGAGCTGGACCTGCGCGCCGCTCTCGGCGTCCCGCCGCCGGTGGAGCACCTCGCCTGGGCGCCGAGCTTCGAGGTGCTGGTCCGCGGCTTCTCCGGCTCGGTCGCCGGCCGCGGCCTGCCGGCCCTGCGGATCCGCACGACGGGCGGCTCGGTGTGGACGGCGGGCAAGGGCCGCCCGGCGGCGTCGGTGACCGCCCCGGCCCACGACCTCTACCGCGCGCTCGCCGGGCGCCGCTCGCTCGGGCAGCTGGCGGCGCTGGACTGGAGCGAGGCACCCGGGCCGTGGCTGCCCGCGTTCACCTGGGGTCCGTTCGCTCCGCCGCCGCACCCGGGGGTGTGA
- a CDS encoding sensor histidine kinase has translation MSYPVRIRGVQTGGHAPPSGEERRDFRTLVFGAQAVAAAAVALLAALPVLTGVASWPVRLAALVLAAVLAGGHLAWFGTGRFRRPVLALAVSAAFGLVPLLPLGAPWSPAAGFFAGGVLLVTRSVRAVPAALLACVAAGLGAALTTGSGDAGVGGAVSAAVAALTLFGLGTAARLVAEREDEVRELKRQVIAEERKRFSRDLHDLLGLSLSAITLKGELVDRLVPGRPEQAKAELAELLVMSRRALADVRRIAAGYRELSLDDECRAAADVLNAAGTRVTVDRSCLGDLPPRVATALATVLREGVTNVVRHSTASWCAFSVSTVDGTAWLEILNDGAGGVDGSGADSGAGLRNLADRVEDLNGTLTTETGPDGTHRLLVAIPLGSLEGRRRRAG, from the coding sequence GTGAGTTATCCGGTGCGGATTCGCGGTGTGCAGACCGGCGGCCACGCTCCGCCCTCCGGGGAGGAGCGGCGAGACTTCCGCACGCTCGTGTTCGGGGCGCAGGCGGTGGCCGCCGCCGCGGTGGCGCTGCTGGCCGCCCTGCCCGTGCTGACCGGCGTGGCGTCCTGGCCGGTGCGGCTGGCCGCGCTGGTGCTCGCCGCCGTGCTCGCGGGCGGGCACCTGGCCTGGTTCGGCACGGGCCGGTTCCGGCGTCCGGTCCTCGCTTTGGCTGTGTCAGCCGCATTCGGGCTCGTGCCGTTGCTGCCGCTGGGCGCGCCGTGGAGCCCCGCCGCCGGGTTCTTCGCCGGCGGGGTGCTGCTCGTGACCCGGTCGGTCCGTGCGGTGCCGGCGGCGCTGCTCGCGTGCGTCGCGGCGGGGCTCGGTGCGGCGTTGACCACCGGTTCGGGGGATGCCGGGGTGGGGGGTGCGGTGTCGGCCGCGGTGGCGGCGCTGACGCTGTTCGGGCTGGGCACGGCCGCGCGGCTGGTCGCCGAGCGCGAGGACGAAGTGCGCGAGCTGAAGCGCCAAGTCATCGCCGAAGAGCGCAAGCGGTTCTCCCGCGACCTGCACGACCTGCTCGGGCTGAGCCTTTCGGCGATCACCCTCAAGGGTGAACTCGTCGACCGGTTGGTGCCCGGCCGGCCCGAGCAGGCGAAGGCGGAACTGGCGGAGCTGCTGGTGATGTCCCGCCGCGCGCTGGCCGACGTCCGCAGGATCGCCGCGGGCTACCGGGAGCTGTCGCTCGACGACGAGTGCCGGGCGGCCGCGGACGTGCTGAACGCCGCCGGCACCCGCGTGACGGTGGACCGCTCCTGCCTCGGCGACCTGCCGCCGCGGGTGGCCACCGCACTGGCCACCGTGCTGCGCGAAGGGGTGACGAACGTCGTGCGCCACAGCACGGCGAGCTGGTGCGCGTTCTCGGTGAGCACGGTGGACGGCACGGCCTGGCTGGAGATCCTCAACGACGGCGCGGGCGGCGTGGACGGCAGCGGCGCGGATTCCGGTGCGGGGCTGCGCAACCTGGCCGACCGCGTCGAGGACCTGAACGGCACGTTGACGACCGAAACCGGCCCGGACGGCACCCACCGGCTCCTGGTGGCGATCCCGCTGGGCTCACTGGAGGGCCGCCGGCGGCGGGCCGGCTGA
- a CDS encoding TOMM precursor leader peptide-binding protein — protein sequence MPTTAVDARVPDDGGGAATPQVPAFRRHLRAEVRAGKGAYLFSEQGVIAMRGAKIESLAALLDGTHDLDRLLRGRPGGMPPEEVAALLAQLVDAGLVTLRSHGGDTRPGDERALAYWDACGIDADLVTARPGTVRLVAVGDSADGVDAGPVERALAGAGLDVVGADGGAADLSVVLCADYLDPRLAAIDHAHRRAGRPWLLARPSGAQVWIGPVLRPDGACWHCLTHRLWGHRHAEACVQQELGHAGPARRPVPALPPLTAAAAHLVALEAAKWVAGYRHHGQQCVWTLDTLDLQGRLHELRRRPQCPSCGDPWLVAWRSVRPVELKPAKKATTGGGGHRTATPAQMLDRYRHLVSPVTGIVKEIRPDPAAPAFANAYRSGPNIARGVTGMAALRAGLRCENGGKGVTPLDAEVGALCEAAERFSGNFQGDELRIRGSYHELGEEAVHPNTCMLFADRQYAGRATWNPEHADFQRVGEPFDPAARVDWTPLWSLSGRRRLLPTSYLYYGSPCDGAARGVRADSNGSAAGSSVEDAILQGALELVERDAVAIWWYNRTPVPGVDLASFADPWLDEVVAGYAGLGRELWVLDVTSDLGIPVTVALSRRIDGPHEDVIFGFGAHLDPRIAVRRAVTELNQMLPVVQSAGHDLDDPDARRWLSYATVANQPYLRPAAGVRMRTAAEFRFVNRPDVRDDVEALDRLFTRAGLELLVLDQTRPDVGIPVVKVVVPGLRPFWARFAPGRLFDVPVRLGRLAAPTPYERLNPFPMFL from the coding sequence ATGCCCACGACAGCGGTGGACGCACGGGTACCGGACGACGGCGGCGGTGCCGCGACCCCTCAGGTGCCGGCGTTCCGGCGGCACCTGCGGGCGGAGGTCAGGGCGGGCAAGGGGGCCTACCTGTTCTCGGAACAGGGCGTGATCGCGATGCGCGGCGCGAAGATCGAGTCGCTCGCGGCGCTGCTCGACGGCACGCACGACCTCGACCGGCTGCTGCGCGGCCGTCCCGGCGGGATGCCGCCGGAGGAGGTCGCCGCGCTGCTGGCCCAGCTCGTCGACGCCGGCCTGGTGACGTTGCGCAGCCACGGCGGGGACACCCGGCCCGGCGACGAGCGCGCGCTGGCCTACTGGGACGCCTGCGGCATCGACGCGGACCTCGTCACGGCCCGGCCGGGCACCGTGCGGCTGGTGGCGGTGGGCGACAGCGCCGACGGGGTCGACGCCGGCCCGGTCGAACGGGCACTGGCCGGCGCCGGCCTCGACGTGGTGGGCGCGGACGGCGGCGCCGCCGACCTGTCGGTCGTGCTCTGCGCGGACTACCTCGACCCGCGGCTGGCCGCGATCGACCACGCGCACCGGCGGGCCGGGCGGCCGTGGCTGCTGGCGCGCCCGTCCGGGGCCCAGGTGTGGATCGGCCCGGTGCTGCGGCCGGACGGCGCGTGCTGGCACTGCCTGACCCACCGGCTGTGGGGACACCGGCACGCCGAAGCGTGCGTGCAGCAGGAGCTCGGCCACGCCGGGCCCGCGCGCCGCCCGGTGCCGGCGCTGCCGCCGCTGACCGCCGCCGCCGCGCACCTCGTCGCACTGGAGGCGGCCAAGTGGGTGGCCGGCTACCGCCACCACGGCCAGCAGTGCGTGTGGACGCTCGACACGCTCGACCTGCAGGGCAGGCTGCACGAGCTGCGCCGCCGCCCGCAGTGCCCCAGCTGCGGCGACCCGTGGCTGGTGGCGTGGCGCTCGGTGCGCCCGGTCGAGCTGAAGCCGGCGAAGAAGGCGACCACCGGGGGCGGCGGGCACCGGACCGCGACGCCGGCGCAGATGCTCGACCGGTACCGGCACCTGGTCAGCCCGGTCACCGGGATCGTCAAGGAGATCCGGCCCGACCCGGCCGCGCCGGCGTTCGCCAACGCCTACCGCTCCGGGCCCAACATCGCCCGCGGCGTCACCGGGATGGCCGCCCTGCGCGCGGGGCTGCGTTGCGAGAACGGCGGCAAGGGCGTCACCCCGCTCGACGCCGAGGTCGGCGCGCTCTGCGAAGCCGCGGAACGGTTCTCCGGCAACTTCCAGGGCGACGAGCTGCGCATCCGCGGCTCCTACCACGAACTGGGCGAGGAAGCCGTGCACCCCAACACGTGCATGCTCTTCGCCGACCGGCAGTACGCCGGCCGTGCGACCTGGAACCCCGAGCACGCGGACTTCCAGCGCGTCGGCGAGCCGTTCGACCCGGCCGCCCGCGTCGACTGGACGCCGCTGTGGTCGCTGTCCGGACGGCGGCGGCTGCTGCCGACGTCGTACCTGTACTACGGGAGCCCGTGCGACGGCGCGGCGCGTGGCGTGCGGGCCGACTCGAACGGCTCCGCGGCGGGCAGCAGCGTGGAGGACGCGATCCTGCAGGGGGCGCTCGAGCTGGTCGAACGCGACGCCGTGGCGATTTGGTGGTACAACCGCACGCCGGTGCCGGGCGTCGACCTCGCCTCCTTCGCCGACCCGTGGCTGGACGAGGTGGTCGCGGGCTACGCGGGGCTCGGGCGCGAGCTGTGGGTCCTCGACGTGACGTCGGACCTCGGCATCCCGGTGACCGTCGCGCTGTCCCGGCGGATCGACGGCCCGCACGAGGACGTCATCTTCGGCTTCGGTGCGCACCTCGACCCGCGGATCGCGGTGCGCCGCGCGGTGACCGAGCTCAACCAGATGCTGCCGGTGGTCCAGTCCGCCGGCCATGACCTCGACGACCCGGACGCCCGCCGCTGGCTGAGCTACGCCACCGTCGCGAACCAGCCGTACCTGCGGCCCGCGGCGGGTGTGCGGATGCGGACCGCCGCGGAGTTCCGGTTCGTCAACCGGCCCGACGTCCGCGACGACGTCGAGGCGCTGGACCGGCTGTTCACCCGGGCCGGCCTGGAGCTGCTGGTGCTCGACCAGACCCGGCCGGACGTCGGGATCCCGGTGGTGAAGGTCGTGGTGCCGGGGCTGCGCCCGTTCTGGGCCCGGTTCGCGCCGGGCCGGCTCTTCGACGTCCCGGTCCGCCTCGGCAGGCTGGCCGCGCCGACCCCGTACGAACGGCTCAACCCGTTCCCGATGTTCCTCTGA
- a CDS encoding copper resistance CopC/CopD family protein — protein sequence MKRALAVLAFLAGWLLLGATPASAHVEVVSSTPGDGARLGAAPSLVSVTLSENIGIQPGSIKVVDLGGRQVDTGPVFQPGEDAQQLAVRLRPGVPDGSYLVEYAFVSADSHPVRGTFAFVVGTGPLVTSAGAVSAATGTDTAVDAVSTAVRWLAYLGVVLLGGTAFVVLCRPAGRTDRRARRLLHAGAGLVAVTTAAAFVLQGPYAAGRGLGAVFDTALLADTLRVAYGKLLLLRLAAVAVLVVVLPRLLRPGLPDRLRARSENLTMVTGFVVLLTFSATGHPVTDPVLFVSVTADLVHFGAIAVWAGGLAQLALCLYRPAEGEDPAPAAARFSGIAAKAVTAIAISGAVLALRIMPSVSTLWTTRFGLLVLLKIAGFAVLLAVASRSRAAVRRGLTTSPEGTTRTVTADLRRLRQAVAAEVVLSAVVLALAALLTVTPPGG from the coding sequence GTGAAGCGGGCGCTGGCCGTCCTGGCGTTCCTCGCCGGCTGGCTGCTGCTCGGCGCCACCCCGGCTTCGGCGCACGTCGAAGTCGTCTCGTCGACCCCCGGGGACGGCGCCCGCCTCGGCGCGGCGCCGTCCCTGGTGTCGGTCACCCTGTCGGAGAACATCGGGATCCAGCCCGGCTCGATCAAGGTCGTCGACCTCGGCGGCCGCCAGGTCGACACCGGGCCGGTGTTCCAGCCCGGCGAGGACGCCCAGCAGCTCGCCGTGCGCCTGCGGCCCGGCGTCCCGGACGGCAGCTACCTGGTCGAATACGCGTTCGTCTCGGCCGATTCCCACCCCGTGCGCGGCACCTTCGCCTTCGTCGTCGGCACCGGGCCGCTGGTCACCTCGGCCGGCGCGGTGTCCGCGGCCACCGGCACCGACACCGCCGTCGACGCTGTGTCGACGGCGGTGCGCTGGCTGGCCTACCTCGGCGTCGTGCTGCTCGGCGGGACGGCATTCGTCGTCCTGTGCCGCCCCGCGGGCCGCACCGACCGGCGGGCCCGGCGGCTGCTGCACGCCGGCGCCGGGCTGGTCGCGGTGACCACTGCGGCGGCCTTCGTGCTGCAAGGGCCCTACGCGGCCGGCCGCGGCCTCGGCGCGGTGTTCGACACCGCGCTGCTGGCGGACACCCTGCGCGTCGCGTACGGGAAGCTGCTGCTGCTCCGGCTGGCCGCCGTCGCGGTGCTGGTGGTGGTGCTGCCCCGGCTGCTGCGACCCGGCCTGCCCGACCGGCTGCGGGCCCGATCCGAGAACCTGACCATGGTGACCGGCTTCGTCGTGCTGCTGACGTTCTCGGCCACCGGGCACCCGGTCACCGATCCGGTCCTGTTCGTCTCCGTCACCGCCGACCTCGTGCACTTCGGCGCCATCGCGGTGTGGGCGGGCGGGCTGGCCCAGCTGGCACTTTGCCTGTACCGCCCGGCCGAGGGCGAGGACCCGGCGCCGGCCGCGGCCCGCTTCTCCGGCATCGCCGCCAAGGCGGTGACGGCGATCGCGATCAGCGGCGCGGTGCTGGCCCTGCGCATCATGCCGTCGGTGTCGACGCTGTGGACCACCCGGTTCGGCCTGCTGGTGCTGCTCAAGATCGCCGGGTTCGCCGTGCTGCTGGCGGTGGCGAGCCGCTCCCGGGCCGCGGTGCGCCGGGGCTTGACCACGTCACCGGAGGGCACCACCCGGACGGTCACGGCGGACTTGCGCCGGCTGCGGCAGGCGGTGGCCGCCGAGGTGGTGCTCAGCGCCGTGGTGCTGGCCTTGGCCGCCCTGCTGACGGTGACCCCGCCGGGCGGCTGA
- a CDS encoding SagB/ThcOx family dehydrogenase: MSADRPEGAPETVRLWSLTEDTLLEAGDDDTIVAVTWWGEYELAGIPEPVRESLSRMVLGPVSMGNLASSASGAAEAWAGALRKVLTRLSGSVVHSLALNDGQGPVLSAIPVTQSPVFPAGPVPPGRLIKLSRFSAMRPDGSGMLLESPRARYRVALLRPPAALVATSLAGPVTVAQVAETTGVAEQIVADVVAFLVGAGVALVADDWAQFAEDTDTDLAVWTPHDMLFHARSRTWQKAGSTEPRRAGAEPPVVKPITAGPTFPLHRPDPAVLKATDPTLSTLLEQDHGCPEVTERALSAEQIGEFLYRAARVRSIGPAYLPGGPGHEASQRPYFSIACLYELEIYVGINRCVGLGRGIYHYDPLWHTLTLVNDDSVVLDGLLDLAMVGAGSHRRPSVLLTMTARMSRIAWVLGSAAYATTLLHVGALQQVLYLAAKAMGLAAHAVPVDAGDRVDHSLKLEWPAEVSVGECVLDFPGGAPSP, encoded by the coding sequence TTGTCTGCTGACCGCCCGGAAGGGGCCCCGGAGACCGTCCGGCTCTGGTCCCTCACCGAAGACACCCTGCTGGAGGCGGGGGACGACGACACGATCGTCGCGGTCACCTGGTGGGGCGAGTACGAGCTGGCCGGCATCCCCGAGCCGGTCCGCGAGTCGCTGAGCCGGATGGTGCTCGGCCCGGTTTCGATGGGCAACCTCGCCTCGTCGGCGAGCGGCGCCGCCGAAGCGTGGGCGGGCGCGCTGCGGAAGGTCCTGACCCGGCTGTCCGGCTCGGTCGTGCATTCGCTGGCGCTCAACGACGGCCAGGGACCGGTGCTCTCGGCGATCCCGGTGACGCAGTCCCCGGTCTTCCCGGCCGGCCCGGTGCCACCCGGACGGCTGATCAAGCTTTCGCGGTTCTCGGCGATGCGGCCGGACGGCTCCGGGATGCTGCTGGAGTCCCCGCGCGCCCGGTACCGGGTCGCGCTGCTGCGCCCGCCCGCGGCGCTCGTGGCGACGTCGCTGGCCGGGCCGGTCACCGTCGCGCAGGTCGCCGAGACCACCGGGGTGGCCGAGCAGATCGTGGCCGACGTCGTGGCGTTCCTGGTCGGCGCGGGTGTCGCGCTGGTGGCCGACGACTGGGCGCAGTTCGCCGAGGACACCGACACCGATCTCGCCGTCTGGACGCCGCACGACATGCTGTTCCACGCGCGCAGCCGGACGTGGCAGAAGGCCGGCTCGACGGAGCCGCGCCGGGCGGGGGCCGAGCCACCGGTGGTCAAGCCGATCACCGCCGGCCCGACGTTCCCGCTGCACCGCCCGGACCCGGCGGTGCTCAAGGCGACCGATCCGACGCTGAGCACGCTGCTCGAACAGGACCACGGGTGCCCCGAGGTCACCGAGCGCGCGCTGTCGGCCGAGCAGATCGGGGAGTTCCTCTACCGCGCCGCGCGGGTGCGCTCGATCGGGCCGGCCTACCTGCCCGGCGGGCCCGGCCACGAGGCGTCCCAGCGGCCGTACTTCAGCATCGCCTGCCTGTACGAGCTCGAGATCTACGTCGGGATCAACCGCTGCGTCGGCCTGGGGCGCGGGATCTACCACTACGACCCGCTGTGGCACACGCTGACGCTCGTCAACGACGATTCGGTCGTCCTGGACGGCCTGCTCGACCTGGCCATGGTCGGTGCGGGCAGCCACCGCAGGCCGTCGGTGCTGCTGACGATGACCGCGCGGATGTCGCGGATCGCCTGGGTGCTCGGCAGCGCCGCGTACGCGACGACCCTGCTGCACGTCGGCGCCCTGCAGCAGGTCCTCTACCTGGCGGCCAAGGCGATGGGGCTCGCGGCGCACGCCGTCCCGGTCGACGCCGGGGACCGCGTGGACCACTCGCTGAAGCTCGAGTGGCCCGCCGAAGTGAGCGTCGGCGAGTGCGTCCTGGACTTCCCGGGCGGTGCGCCGTCACCCTGA
- a CDS encoding metal-sensitive transcriptional regulator has translation MTGYGGEREAYLKRLRRIEGQIRGLQRMVEQDKYCIDILTQVSAATKALQSFSLELLDEHLATCVVQAAAAGGEEADLKVREASDAIARLVRS, from the coding sequence ATGACGGGATACGGCGGCGAGCGGGAAGCCTATCTGAAGCGCCTGCGCCGGATCGAAGGACAGATCCGCGGGCTGCAGCGCATGGTCGAGCAGGACAAGTACTGCATCGACATCCTGACCCAGGTTTCCGCGGCGACGAAGGCACTGCAGTCGTTCTCCCTCGAGCTGCTCGACGAGCACCTGGCGACCTGCGTCGTCCAGGCGGCCGCGGCAGGCGGCGAGGAGGCCGATTTGAAGGTCCGGGAAGCGTCGGACGCGATCGCGCGGCTGGTGCGGTCCTAG
- a CDS encoding winged helix-turn-helix transcriptional regulator — MPTSARTYGQFCGLARALEIVGERWSLLVVRDLMLGPKRFDDLQHTLPRIPVSILTSRLNELEEAGVVRRRVLSQLDAGVVYELTEYGTELDHIVLDLGLWGSRSLTYPRPDEVFTLDTAIISLYTTFQEEAAAGVHVNYELHHPGDMIVHAMVDDGALKASAGALPAADLVIEPQGPAVLDLLNGSLTAQDAISSGKVRVQGDPAHLDLFTRLFRIPPAPERPTGLVAR; from the coding sequence ATGCCTACCTCTGCTCGCACCTACGGACAGTTCTGCGGCCTGGCCCGGGCGCTCGAGATCGTCGGTGAGCGGTGGTCGCTGCTCGTCGTCCGTGACCTCATGCTCGGCCCGAAGCGGTTCGACGACCTGCAGCACACCCTGCCGCGCATCCCGGTGAGCATCTTGACCTCGCGCCTCAACGAACTCGAGGAGGCGGGCGTGGTCCGGCGCCGCGTGCTGTCGCAGCTGGACGCCGGCGTCGTCTACGAGCTCACCGAGTACGGCACCGAGCTCGACCACATCGTGCTCGACCTCGGCCTGTGGGGCTCGCGCTCGCTGACCTACCCGAGGCCGGACGAGGTCTTCACCCTCGACACCGCCATCATCTCGCTCTACACGACCTTCCAGGAGGAGGCCGCCGCCGGCGTGCACGTCAACTACGAGCTGCACCACCCCGGCGACATGATCGTGCACGCCATGGTCGACGACGGCGCGCTCAAGGCCTCCGCCGGCGCACTGCCCGCGGCGGACCTGGTGATCGAGCCGCAGGGGCCGGCCGTCCTCGACCTGCTCAACGGCAGCCTGACCGCCCAGGACGCCATCTCCAGCGGCAAGGTCCGGGTCCAGGGCGACCCGGCGCACCTCGACCTGTTCACCCGGCTGTTCCGCATCCCGCCCGCCCCGGAGCGCCCGACCGGGCTCGTCGCGCGCTGA